A portion of the Candidatus Pristimantibacillus lignocellulolyticus genome contains these proteins:
- a CDS encoding glycoside hydrolase family 3 C-terminal domain-containing protein produces the protein MSTQLLGIPLEGFAEFSREVAAQGAVLLKNDGHVLPLQKEDKVAIFGRTQKNYYRSGTGSGGSVNVTHTTNLLDGLRSKQNITINEQLAATYEQWIAQNPFDNGGGGWAAEPWFQKEMPLTAELVAAAKSDSNKAIIVIGRTAGEDQDNANEPGSYQLTADEKAMLQLVTTQFEQTAVVLNVSNIIDMSWLNDTSYVNPISTVIYAWHGGMEGGNAIADVLVGDVTPSGKLTDTIAYAIEDYPSTPQFGNEHMTIYEEDIYVGYRYFETFCPEKVQFEFGYGISYTKFDITQVEAKLVSEAGVESLEISATVTNTGDQFTGKEVIQVYYEAPQGKLGQPVKALAAFGKTKELQPGESQTVKVSFPVNSMASYDDSGVTGYRSAYVLEAGTYKLHVGNSVKNTVNVSLEGQSGYVVETIQLVEQLTEALAPTKNFKRMAPGSLKSDGTYELIAVDVPTQQISLAERIQQNLPKTIEQTGDQGYKLQDVYDKKVSIETFIAQLNNQDLAAIVRGEGMGSPLVTPGTASAFGGISDNLYKLGIPVASCADGPSGIRMDSGHKATQVSIGTLLAATWDTELVERLYVMEGQELLRNDIDTLLGPGLNIRRSPLNGRNFEYFSEDPLVSGAFAAACTSGIKKGGSNATLKHFACNNQEQYRTKVDAVVSERALREIYLKGFEIAVKQSGADSIMTAYNPINGHWTASNYDLTTTILRGEWGFKGIVMTDWWAVMNDVVHGGAPSLKYTNFMVRAQNDLFMVVNNYGAEINSLDDNTIESLENGTLTVGELQRSAINICEFIMNSIVFTRDYVIEDVVAKVTSDPALTPAVVQSLSDNAQIKPIVNEAVYVKVDQAGEYRLIVNIMSPEFNTAQSATNVMMNNQLVTTITMNGTEGKWVKQKLIKVDLEVGLYEMKLDFVKPGMQVEWIEFKQL, from the coding sequence TTGAGTACACAACTATTAGGAATTCCATTAGAGGGGTTTGCGGAATTTAGTAGAGAAGTTGCAGCACAAGGTGCAGTGCTTTTGAAAAATGATGGGCATGTTCTTCCGCTTCAAAAAGAAGATAAGGTTGCAATTTTCGGTAGAACACAAAAAAACTATTACCGTAGCGGTACAGGTTCAGGTGGTAGTGTTAATGTAACACATACAACGAATTTACTAGACGGTCTTCGTAGTAAACAAAACATTACAATTAACGAACAATTAGCAGCTACGTATGAGCAATGGATTGCACAAAATCCTTTCGATAATGGTGGAGGTGGCTGGGCTGCTGAGCCATGGTTCCAAAAGGAAATGCCTTTAACTGCTGAGCTAGTAGCAGCGGCAAAAAGTGATTCAAACAAAGCAATTATCGTCATAGGACGTACAGCTGGTGAAGACCAGGATAATGCCAACGAGCCAGGAAGCTATCAATTAACAGCTGATGAAAAAGCAATGCTACAACTCGTAACTACACAGTTTGAGCAGACGGCTGTTGTATTGAACGTATCGAACATTATTGATATGAGTTGGTTGAATGATACAAGTTACGTTAACCCTATTTCAACAGTAATCTATGCATGGCACGGCGGTATGGAGGGTGGTAACGCCATTGCTGATGTATTAGTTGGCGATGTAACTCCTAGTGGTAAGCTAACAGATACCATTGCCTATGCAATTGAAGATTATCCTTCAACCCCACAATTCGGCAATGAGCACATGACCATTTATGAAGAAGATATCTATGTCGGATATCGCTATTTCGAGACATTCTGTCCTGAGAAAGTTCAGTTTGAATTCGGGTACGGTATTTCTTATACGAAGTTTGACATAACTCAAGTGGAAGCGAAGTTAGTTTCAGAAGCAGGCGTAGAATCTCTTGAAATTAGTGCAACGGTTACGAATACAGGTGATCAGTTCACTGGTAAAGAAGTTATCCAAGTTTATTATGAAGCACCACAAGGTAAACTAGGTCAGCCCGTAAAAGCGTTAGCAGCTTTCGGTAAGACGAAAGAACTTCAACCAGGAGAATCACAAACAGTTAAGGTAAGCTTCCCGGTTAATTCCATGGCGTCGTATGATGATAGTGGTGTTACAGGCTATCGTTCTGCTTATGTATTAGAGGCAGGAACTTACAAGCTACATGTTGGTAATAGCGTGAAAAACACAGTAAATGTTAGCCTAGAAGGCCAAAGCGGATATGTTGTAGAAACGATTCAATTAGTAGAGCAACTAACGGAAGCATTGGCACCAACTAAAAACTTTAAGAGAATGGCACCAGGTTCGTTGAAATCAGATGGGACGTATGAACTTATTGCTGTTGACGTGCCAACACAACAAATCTCTTTAGCTGAACGTATACAGCAAAACTTACCAAAAACAATCGAGCAAACGGGTGATCAAGGGTATAAATTACAAGATGTTTATGACAAAAAAGTAAGCATCGAAACATTTATTGCTCAACTTAATAATCAAGATCTTGCTGCGATAGTTAGAGGCGAAGGTATGGGTAGTCCGCTTGTAACACCAGGAACAGCTTCTGCATTTGGTGGAATTAGCGATAATCTTTATAAGTTGGGTATTCCAGTTGCTTCTTGCGCAGATGGTCCTTCTGGTATTCGTATGGATAGTGGACATAAAGCAACACAAGTTTCGATCGGAACGTTACTTGCTGCGACATGGGATACTGAATTAGTTGAAAGACTTTATGTGATGGAAGGTCAAGAACTTCTTAGAAATGATATCGATACTCTACTTGGACCAGGTTTAAATATTCGTCGTAGTCCACTTAACGGTCGTAACTTTGAGTATTTCTCTGAAGATCCTCTAGTATCCGGAGCTTTTGCTGCGGCATGTACAAGTGGTATTAAAAAGGGTGGATCTAACGCTACACTGAAGCATTTCGCTTGTAATAATCAGGAGCAATACCGTACGAAGGTTGATGCCGTTGTATCTGAGCGTGCACTACGTGAGATCTACTTGAAAGGGTTTGAAATCGCAGTAAAACAAAGTGGAGCAGATTCAATTATGACTGCCTATAACCCGATTAACGGTCATTGGACTGCATCTAACTATGATCTAACTACAACTATTCTTCGTGGAGAATGGGGCTTCAAAGGCATTGTTATGACTGACTGGTGGGCAGTGATGAATGATGTTGTCCATGGTGGAGCACCAAGCTTGAAGTACACTAACTTTATGGTAAGAGCACAAAATGATCTATTCATGGTCGTTAATAACTATGGGGCTGAAATTAACTCTTTAGATGATAATACAATTGAATCACTAGAGAATGGTACATTAACAGTTGGTGAATTACAGCGTAGTGCGATAAATATTTGTGAGTTTATTATGAACTCTATTGTATTTACAAGAGATTACGTCATTGAGGATGTTGTTGCGAAAGTAACATCTGATCCTGCTCTTACACCAGCAGTAGTTCAGTCATTGTCTGACAATGCACAAATTAAACCTATCGTGAATGAAGCTGTCTATGTGAAAGTAGATCAAGCAGGTGAGTACCGTCTTATCGTTAATATTATGTCACCGGAATTCAATACAGCTCAATCGGCAACCAATGTAATGATGAATAATCAGTTAGTTACGACGATTACAATGAATGGTACTGAAGGTAAATGGGTTAAGCAGAAACTTATAAAAGTTGATCTAGAAGTTGGTCTATATGAGATGAAGCTTGATTTTGTGAAGCCAGGCATGCAAGTGGAATGGATTGAGTTCAAGCAACTATAA
- a CDS encoding YwbE family protein, giving the protein MDGKLRSNIKPGLEVDIVLKQDQRTGKTSRGIVKDLLTNSPQHPHGIKVRLEDGRVGRVQHIVND; this is encoded by the coding sequence ATGGATGGGAAATTAAGAAGCAATATTAAGCCTGGTCTTGAAGTAGATATCGTATTAAAGCAGGACCAACGCACAGGAAAGACATCACGTGGGATAGTGAAAGATTTGCTTACGAATTCACCGCAACACCCACATGGTATTAAAGTTAGATTAGAGGATGGCCGAGTAGGTCGTGTTCAACATATTGTAAATGATTAA
- a CDS encoding sensor domain-containing diguanylate cyclase, whose protein sequence is MKISLKQLIMSVALLSVILTLFSSTSSGYKMSKNTLIDNTLETNRVYAQKLANTTDVFFQMTLQTLELSAQEIALYMKNPDANDKLLQETERLKHQTDTFNSVIIANADGEIKATSPQTLDLIGKIMDTEGGKEALREKKPIVSKPYLSLTGRLIIFISHPIFDENQNYLGLVGGSLYLKEENILYQILGQHYYQDGSYVYVVDKDGHVIYHQDQDRINDVVSDNLVVQQLMQKQSGSSRVTNSQDVDMLAGYSYVPTVGWGVVSQRPAEAALVPTKDMMEEMIMRSLPYLMLSLFIIALISQLIAQPLQKLAGFIESSTEKNQTESLSKVRAWYYEAIQLKKALTYSLGFLHEKVDFITHQSKTDPLTKLTNRRTLDEQTQKWTNNGTAFSVVILDIDHFKRVNDTYGHSVGDEVLKFLAEKMKEVARKEDICCRYGGEEFVLLLQHMNEDEAYLVAERLRMTIESTLSPCGDYITISAGISSYPSTTTDLSELFDAADQCLYEAKNNGRNQCIVKGNEL, encoded by the coding sequence ATGAAGATTTCTTTAAAACAATTAATAATGTCAGTAGCATTGCTTTCCGTAATATTAACACTATTTAGCAGTACTTCATCTGGCTATAAGATGAGTAAGAATACTCTAATAGATAACACATTAGAAACTAATCGCGTATACGCGCAAAAACTAGCAAATACGACAGATGTCTTCTTTCAGATGACGCTTCAAACGTTAGAATTAAGCGCGCAAGAGATTGCCTTATATATGAAAAATCCAGATGCAAACGATAAGTTACTTCAAGAGACTGAACGCCTTAAACATCAGACAGATACATTTAACTCCGTTATTATTGCCAATGCAGATGGGGAGATTAAGGCGACTTCACCTCAAACTCTCGATCTAATTGGTAAGATTATGGATACCGAGGGCGGAAAGGAAGCGTTGCGTGAGAAAAAACCAATTGTTTCAAAACCATATCTATCTCTCACCGGTCGATTAATTATCTTCATTTCTCATCCGATTTTTGATGAAAATCAGAATTATTTAGGTCTTGTTGGTGGCAGCCTATACTTAAAAGAAGAAAATATACTCTATCAAATACTAGGGCAGCACTATTATCAAGATGGATCATATGTCTATGTTGTAGATAAAGATGGTCATGTTATTTATCATCAGGATCAAGATCGAATTAATGATGTAGTATCAGATAATCTAGTGGTTCAACAATTAATGCAAAAACAAAGTGGCTCGTCTCGTGTTACAAATTCACAAGATGTCGATATGCTTGCGGGTTATTCTTATGTTCCGACGGTTGGCTGGGGAGTTGTCTCACAGCGACCAGCAGAAGCGGCGTTAGTTCCAACGAAAGATATGATGGAAGAAATGATTATGAGATCGTTACCTTATCTAATGTTATCATTATTCATTATTGCATTAATCTCTCAGCTAATAGCTCAGCCGTTGCAGAAACTTGCTGGATTTATTGAATCTAGCACAGAGAAAAATCAGACTGAAAGTTTAAGCAAAGTAAGAGCTTGGTATTATGAAGCGATTCAATTAAAAAAGGCTCTAACTTATAGTCTTGGATTCTTACATGAGAAAGTAGATTTTATTACGCATCAATCCAAAACAGACCCATTAACAAAGTTAACGAATAGAAGAACGTTAGATGAACAAACTCAAAAATGGACAAATAACGGAACAGCTTTCTCAGTTGTTATTTTGGATATTGATCATTTTAAACGAGTGAATGACACATATGGACATTCAGTTGGCGATGAAGTATTGAAATTTCTTGCGGAAAAAATGAAAGAAGTAGCAAGGAAAGAAGATATTTGTTGTCGTTATGGTGGTGAGGAGTTCGTATTACTCCTTCAACATATGAATGAGGATGAAGCTTATCTAGTTGCTGAAAGATTAAGAATGACGATAGAAAGTACATTGAGTCCATGCGGTGATTATATTACGATATCTGCTGGAATCTCTTCCTATCCATCTACGACAACCGATCTTTCAGAGTTATTTGATGCGGCTGATCAGTGTCTTTATGAAGCCAAAAATAATGGAAGAAATCAATGTATCGTTAAAGGTAATGAATTATAG
- a CDS encoding phosphatidate cytidylyltransferase, translating to MNNSLWKLELIIAAVATIQLLYVVIRKVQPIKDYENIGSRIKMWWGMLIIFGLATLFNPIVSLISLMGLSFFALKEYFSMIKSNKADRRLYLWAYLSIPLQFYWIFIEWYGMFIIFIPIYVFLLLPIPRLINKGTVGFLRSISAVQWGLMLMVFGLSHLAYFQFATPQYGAGLVLFLVILTQLNDVVHNLVSIYYTKGKVVPTANPNLTWAGFLCGFVATTVVSFLIYPYLTPLDLTFGILSGMLISLSGFLGSLTVSVLKRDLLLGDDNKIEALKKSHLSRIDSLTYTSPVLFHVIRYFFDFM from the coding sequence CTGAATAACTCGCTATGGAAACTAGAATTAATTATAGCAGCCGTCGCAACAATTCAATTACTATATGTTGTAATACGTAAAGTACAACCGATTAAAGACTACGAAAATATTGGATCCCGCATCAAAATGTGGTGGGGGATGCTTATCATTTTTGGTTTGGCTACTCTATTCAATCCGATAGTATCCCTCATTTCATTGATGGGACTTAGCTTCTTTGCACTGAAGGAATATTTCTCTATGATCAAATCAAACAAAGCAGACAGAAGATTATATCTTTGGGCGTACTTATCTATTCCGTTGCAATTCTATTGGATCTTTATTGAATGGTATGGAATGTTTATTATCTTTATCCCTATTTATGTATTCTTATTATTACCTATCCCTCGATTAATTAATAAAGGTACTGTCGGATTTCTCCGTAGTATTAGTGCGGTTCAATGGGGACTTATGCTAATGGTATTCGGTCTAAGCCACCTAGCTTATTTCCAATTTGCAACGCCACAATATGGGGCTGGGCTTGTGTTGTTTCTTGTTATCTTGACACAACTTAATGATGTCGTTCATAACCTTGTATCGATATATTACACCAAAGGAAAAGTTGTTCCTACAGCTAATCCTAATCTAACTTGGGCTGGTTTCTTATGTGGATTTGTGGCAACAACTGTTGTATCATTTCTTATCTATCCATACCTAACACCACTAGACCTGACATTTGGCATTTTGTCTGGGATGTTAATTAGCTTAAGTGGATTCTTAGGCAGTCTAACTGTTTCTGTGCTTAAGAGAGATTTATTACTTGGCGATGACAACAAAATCGAGGCGTTGAAAAAGAGTCACTTAAGTAGAATTGATAGCTTAACGTATACTTCACCTGTATTATTCCATGTCATTCGTTATTTCTTTGATTTCATGTAA
- a CDS encoding winged helix-turn-helix transcriptional regulator, with translation MIKKKYNISVEATLEVIGGKWKCVILCHLTHGKKRTTELKQLMPHITQKMLTQQLRELEADGIINRISYNQVPPKVEYELSEYGTSLSSILDSLCNWGEQHIIRQYGDKYSVLEENVLNT, from the coding sequence ATGATTAAGAAAAAATATAATATTTCAGTCGAAGCAACACTTGAAGTTATTGGTGGGAAGTGGAAGTGTGTCATTCTGTGCCATCTTACTCATGGGAAAAAACGCACAACTGAATTAAAACAATTGATGCCACATATTACACAGAAAATGTTAACGCAACAATTACGTGAATTAGAAGCAGATGGTATCATTAATCGAATTAGTTACAATCAAGTTCCTCCAAAAGTGGAATATGAACTTAGTGAATATGGAACAAGTCTTAGTAGCATATTAGACTCGCTATGTAACTGGGGTGAGCAACATATTATTAGACAATACGGCGATAAGTATTCCGTACTAGAAGAAAATGTATTAAATACTTAA
- a CDS encoding aldo/keto reductase, with the protein MVNNSQDTTTLHNGVKMPMLGLGVFQVEEGAELENAVKTAIQHGYRSIDTAAIYGNEEGVGRGIRQGLELTGLSREDIFVTSKVWNADQGYESTIAAYETSLSKLGLEYLDLYLIHWPVAGKFTETWRALETLYKEGRVKAIGVSNFLVHQLEEVMKDAEIKPMVNQMEHHPRLIQKELQAFCKENGIQFEAWSPLMQGKLLDNVELTEIGAKYGKSVAQVILRWNLQNGIVTIPKSTKEHRIIENASLFDFELTKEDMERINGLDQHVRVGPDPDNFDF; encoded by the coding sequence ATGGTAAATAATTCACAAGATACAACAACGCTTCATAATGGTGTGAAAATGCCAATGCTCGGTCTAGGAGTATTTCAAGTAGAAGAAGGTGCTGAGCTAGAAAATGCCGTAAAAACAGCAATTCAGCATGGATATCGTAGCATAGACACTGCAGCTATTTATGGCAATGAAGAAGGCGTTGGTCGTGGTATTCGTCAAGGATTAGAACTAACGGGTCTTTCACGAGAAGATATATTTGTTACATCTAAAGTATGGAACGCTGATCAAGGTTATGAGTCAACGATTGCTGCGTATGAGACGAGCCTCAGCAAGTTAGGACTTGAATATTTGGATTTATATCTAATTCACTGGCCAGTAGCTGGTAAATTCACAGAGACATGGAGAGCGTTAGAGACGCTTTATAAAGAAGGTCGCGTAAAAGCAATTGGTGTAAGTAACTTCCTTGTTCATCAGCTAGAAGAAGTGATGAAGGATGCAGAGATTAAGCCAATGGTGAATCAGATGGAACATCATCCTCGCTTAATTCAAAAAGAACTGCAAGCATTTTGTAAAGAAAACGGTATTCAATTTGAAGCATGGTCTCCATTGATGCAAGGTAAATTATTAGATAATGTTGAGCTTACTGAGATTGGAGCTAAGTATGGTAAATCTGTAGCGCAAGTTATTTTACGTTGGAATTTACAAAATGGCATTGTTACCATTCCAAAATCAACGAAAGAACACCGCATTATTGAAAATGCATCGTTATTTGATTTTGAATTGACGAAAGAAGATATGGAACGCATTAATGGTTTGGATCAACATGTACGTGTCGGTCCAGATCCTGATAATTTCGATTTTTAA